In the Verrucomicrobiia bacterium genome, one interval contains:
- a CDS encoding 2'-5' RNA ligase family protein, whose translation MSQKYVIAHFFEPQPEGYNFASAAWPPHVTILSNFATDWQVEKIIRTIETLAKQTAPFEIQTAGEAWFGPKQNVHVRLVEPSEPIIALHLQLLAIAEDNSFRLDAPHYLGEGYRPHISLHGTTNFPAGWRHHVANLTLVDMFPKGDISRREIIKSFSF comes from the coding sequence ATGTCACAAAAATATGTCATCGCTCATTTCTTTGAGCCGCAACCAGAAGGCTATAATTTTGCTTCCGCTGCTTGGCCACCGCATGTTACTATCCTTTCAAATTTTGCGACTGATTGGCAAGTTGAAAAAATAATACGTACCATAGAGACGTTAGCCAAACAAACAGCTCCATTCGAAATACAAACAGCAGGTGAAGCCTGGTTTGGCCCAAAGCAAAATGTCCACGTTCGACTTGTGGAGCCAAGCGAACCGATCATCGCACTTCATTTGCAGCTGCTGGCTATCGCTGAAGATAATTCATTTCGGCTTGATGCGCCACACTATTTAGGCGAAGGCTATCGTCCGCATATTAGCTTGCATGGTACTACCAACTTTCCGGCTGGTTGGCGCCATCATGTCGCGAACCTTACTTTAGTTGACATGTTCCCTAAAGGCGATATCTCACGCCGGGAAATAATCAAAAGCTTCTCTTTCTAA
- a CDS encoding HD domain-containing protein, with amino-acid sequence MTKNTPSPQDINFLFEMGSIRFIDRMWRRFLRYDFANLAEHHFRMFWIAMMIASHEEGVDTGKIAKMVLVHDIAESRAGDVDYLARQYVERNEQLAIKDMLAGTALEKEFYALWEEYEARESLEAKIVKDADNLDVDFELAEQSVRGGVLHDEWKDNRAFVAKEKLYTATAKQLFEQLTTANPHDWHLTGRNRRNSGDWQK; translated from the coding sequence ATGACAAAAAACACTCCTTCACCGCAAGACATTAATTTTTTATTCGAAATGGGCAGTATCCGATTCATCGATCGGATGTGGCGGCGGTTCTTGCGCTACGATTTTGCAAACCTGGCCGAGCACCATTTCAGGATGTTTTGGATCGCCATGATGATCGCTTCGCACGAAGAAGGTGTCGACACAGGTAAGATAGCCAAAATGGTACTGGTGCACGATATTGCCGAAAGCCGGGCCGGTGACGTCGATTATTTAGCCCGGCAATACGTCGAGCGCAACGAACAGCTTGCGATCAAAGATATGCTGGCGGGCACGGCGCTTGAAAAAGAATTCTACGCGCTATGGGAAGAATACGAAGCTCGCGAATCGCTTGAAGCCAAAATTGTCAAAGACGCCGATAATTTAGATGTCGACTTTGAACTTGCCGAGCAATCGGTGCGAGGTGGCGTGCTCCACGACGAATGGAAAGATAACCGAGCCTTTGTTGCCAAGGAAAAACTATACACTGCCACAGCCAAGCAGTTATTTGAGCAACTCACTACGGCAAACCCCCACGACTGGCACCTCACTGGCCGCAACCGACGCAATAGTGGTGATTGGCAAAAGTAG
- a CDS encoding DUF6766 family protein: MAELQKEFKRKDTFLKNWGAVIILTIFFLASWAGQFVTQLETAKQTSQQHGQIFQMEEFWPEFWSATFENWQSEWLQLTTQALLISGFSAYIFRKQDEEHFKTQLMIEELREEIKKKK, encoded by the coding sequence ATGGCCGAATTACAAAAAGAGTTCAAGCGCAAAGATACTTTTCTCAAAAACTGGGGCGCGGTGATTATTCTGACTATTTTCTTTCTCGCTAGTTGGGCTGGGCAATTTGTCACACAGCTGGAAACAGCAAAACAAACCAGTCAACAGCATGGGCAAATATTCCAGATGGAAGAATTTTGGCCGGAATTCTGGAGCGCCACCTTCGAGAATTGGCAGTCGGAGTGGCTACAGCTAACTACTCAAGCACTGTTGATCTCTGGATTCTCGGCGTATATTTTTCGAAAGCAAGACGAAGAACACTTTAAGACCCAGCTGATGATCGAAGAACTAAGGGAAGAGATCAAAAAGAAAAAGTAA
- a CDS encoding endonuclease/exonuclease/phosphatase family protein, whose amino-acid sequence MTVTFANVNGGYEFTGGEYGKTGLGRHSVQRYATALGTQADILCLSEVHLESHTSSKMVGEFARSLGYRYTAATALDKKMRSHLDKQFWLGMGILSRYPLLSVENFEIQTPNLTIERDGTTWIMFNKGGQRVRLQTPDGPMDVINFSFPPFHHFKRRVDEPEFSGVRKALVKHFAVRDGVPLVITGDFNNLGVPLEQAFPEVFTAGFRQAISIKSSVVGKASDQIDHILIKPAQLRVVSARSFDIGSDHYALQVEMTRK is encoded by the coding sequence ATGACCGTGACTTTTGCGAACGTTAATGGTGGTTACGAATTCACCGGAGGTGAATATGGGAAAACAGGCCTCGGCAGGCATTCAGTTCAGCGGTATGCAACTGCGCTCGGAACCCAAGCTGATATCCTCTGTTTGAGCGAGGTGCACCTCGAGAGTCATACCAGCAGTAAAATGGTTGGTGAGTTTGCACGGAGCCTGGGCTACCGCTATACTGCGGCCACGGCGCTCGACAAAAAGATGCGATCGCACTTGGATAAGCAGTTTTGGCTCGGCATGGGCATCCTGAGTCGATACCCGCTATTGTCGGTCGAAAACTTTGAAATCCAGACGCCCAACCTCACTATCGAGCGCGACGGCACCACCTGGATCATGTTCAATAAGGGCGGCCAGCGAGTTCGGCTGCAAACTCCTGATGGACCAATGGACGTGATTAATTTCTCGTTCCCGCCATTTCATCATTTTAAGCGTCGAGTTGACGAGCCCGAATTTAGTGGTGTTCGCAAAGCACTTGTTAAGCACTTCGCTGTGCGTGATGGCGTCCCGCTGGTTATTACTGGCGACTTTAACAATCTGGGCGTACCGCTTGAACAAGCCTTTCCTGAGGTGTTTACCGCCGGCTTCAGGCAGGCTATTTCGATTAAATCTTCCGTGGTCGGTAAAGCAAGTGATCAAATCGATCATATCCTGATTAAGCCTGCTCAGCTGCGGGTAGTTAGTGCCAGATCTTTTGATATCGGTTCTGACCACTATGCCCTGCAGGTCGAAATGACCCGAAAGTAG
- a CDS encoding HD domain-containing protein, giving the protein MLTIDPVTSQLVASTLQKLRQVAPSLVRGALDMSNQENREFAKTPDDPAQHNLFWHQYGILTHSWLFQQHLQTTVVDFLRQWRLEDAVTAALSESIDGRSKWQLLQIAAVLHDVGKFTARTFKERPSSTMAWHFGKHEVHSGKLIRQGVVKQFLKKASFTAAQIEYIASCAERHFKLGEMRNEIKNHPGGYSMAFARSPRLGRVITGILNSPSDGPFALEIFLCFLADNLSKVHGDLCATANTDAGIQQEQPRIKKELKNRNLPPQLIDGALQMPVNIEVSRRALEMRAPSH; this is encoded by the coding sequence ATGCTGACTATCGATCCGGTTACTTCGCAGCTTGTTGCTTCGACGCTACAAAAACTCCGGCAAGTGGCCCCCTCGCTCGTTCGGGGAGCACTAGATATGAGCAATCAGGAGAACCGGGAGTTTGCTAAAACCCCGGACGACCCGGCACAGCATAACCTGTTTTGGCACCAATACGGTATCCTCACACACTCATGGCTGTTTCAGCAGCATTTGCAAACGACGGTGGTAGATTTCTTGCGACAGTGGCGACTGGAAGATGCTGTCACTGCCGCTCTCAGCGAGTCGATCGATGGACGTTCAAAATGGCAACTGCTACAGATCGCCGCCGTGCTGCACGATGTCGGCAAGTTCACGGCTCGCACTTTCAAGGAACGTCCGAGCAGTACTATGGCCTGGCACTTCGGTAAGCACGAGGTGCACTCGGGCAAGCTTATTCGCCAAGGGGTAGTAAAGCAATTCCTTAAGAAAGCCAGTTTTACCGCAGCCCAAATTGAATACATCGCCAGCTGCGCAGAACGGCACTTCAAGCTTGGCGAAATGCGAAATGAAATCAAGAATCATCCAGGTGGTTACTCGATGGCCTTTGCTCGATCGCCGCGACTTGGCCGAGTGATTACTGGTATTCTAAACAGCCCTAGCGATGGACCGTTTGCGCTCGAGATTTTCCTCTGCTTCCTGGCTGATAATCTTAGCAAGGTTCATGGCGATCTCTGCGCCACTGCCAACACCGATGCTGGCATTCAACAGGAGCAGCCGCGTATCAAAAAGGAACTAAAGAATCGCAACCTGCCCCCACAGCTGATCGATGGCGCCCTGCAGATGCCGGTGAACATCGAAGTGAGCCGGCGCGCGCTTGAAATGCGGGCTCCTTCCCACTGA
- a CDS encoding Ku protein, whose translation MRPIWNGSISFGLVNIPVRMFSGSETRKGIDLDMLHKDDHSPIRFARVCRKDGEEVAWDDIVKGYEYREGGYVVLTKKDLESVSPEKTQTIDIQQFVQEGEIDIRYFEKPYYLEPVKGGEKAYALLRGALEESEKLALVKYVAHERQHLGVIKPVGKALVLDQMRFPSDIREATDLKFPQTKISEKELDVALKLVRQETKRFIPEDYHDTYTEELEEIIEAKIKGKKPPKHDTKPKETVAHDLLSALKASLKQ comes from the coding sequence ATGCGACCAATCTGGAATGGCTCTATCAGCTTTGGCTTAGTAAACATCCCAGTCCGGATGTTTAGTGGCTCAGAAACCCGTAAGGGTATCGACTTAGACATGCTTCATAAGGACGACCACTCGCCAATTCGTTTTGCGCGTGTTTGCCGCAAAGATGGCGAGGAGGTGGCGTGGGACGATATTGTCAAAGGTTACGAGTACCGTGAAGGCGGCTACGTCGTTCTCACCAAAAAAGATCTCGAAAGCGTCAGCCCTGAAAAAACGCAAACTATCGATATCCAGCAATTTGTGCAGGAAGGTGAAATCGATATCCGCTATTTCGAGAAGCCATATTATCTCGAGCCAGTGAAGGGTGGCGAGAAAGCTTACGCCTTACTACGCGGTGCCCTGGAAGAGTCTGAAAAATTAGCTCTTGTAAAATATGTTGCCCACGAACGGCAGCACCTCGGTGTTATTAAACCCGTTGGAAAAGCCCTAGTGCTTGATCAGATGCGTTTTCCGAGCGATATTCGCGAAGCTACAGATTTAAAATTCCCACAAACAAAAATTAGTGAAAAAGAACTTGATGTTGCCTTAAAGCTTGTGCGCCAGGAAACTAAGCGCTTTATTCCTGAAGATTATCACGATACTTACACCGAAGAGCTCGAAGAAATCATTGAAGCCAAAATAAAAGGCAAAAAACCACCAAAACACGATACTAAACCAAAAGAAACCGTCGCCCACGACCTTTTATCGGCTTTGAAAGCAAGTTTAAAGCAGTAA
- the ligD gene encoding DNA ligase D: MGLGKYFRKRNFRDTPEPRGRLKASHSKQLRFVIQKHHASRLHYDFRLELDGVLKSWAVPKGPSLDPHERRLAMMVEDHPFEYRNFEGTIPKGNYGAGEVIIWDEGTYEPRKPTSDSEKLLRKELKQGHITFILHGEKLHGEFALIRMHADEENAWLLVKKDDEFVTTEDILLKDVSVRTGKALDDHTAPDLQGYPAVKSPWQVQPMLCTLVDEPFDGDEWLFEIKWDGYRAIASKHKNQVQLYSRTGQNFLEKYSPVAEALQQLSDDVIFDGEIVVVDDKGQAHFEWLQSWHRDRIGDIHYYVFDILWYNGRDIRTMPLIERKNLLKRIISAHSVIHYSDHIIGKGIALFEQVKASSMEGVVAKKASSAYQEKTRGPQWLKIKTQLRQEVVIGGFTEPRGGRKYLGSLIVGVYKDGDFVYVGHSGGGIPDEQRRELQQRLLKLERKTSPFLHEPKPNAPVHWVKPEMVCEMAFTEWTEDGYMRHPRFVGLREDKKPQTIRRELVKEKQNAMKKTSSTKLNPELHITHPDKVFFPKTGYTKGDLIDYYSQIASFILPYIKDRPLSLLRQPDGIKGEAFFQKNIEHLPEWLPSVDIYSESNKKDLHWMVGTGLDALLYAVQLGSIEINPWNSRVGQLDNPDWAVIDLDPEGVTFQDVITVAQTVKQVCDEWKIPAYPKTSGKTGIHIFIPMGAKYTYEQVKNFAHLIALEVNKRQPKLTSVLRMPEKRPNKIYLDFLQNRQGQTLAAPYAVRPTDVASVSTPLHWDEVTAELTPELFTIRTILPRLEKIGDIWKPVIGKGINLEKILKNIES; the protein is encoded by the coding sequence ATGGGGCTAGGGAAGTATTTTCGAAAAAGAAACTTTCGTGACACTCCCGAGCCGCGCGGAAGACTAAAAGCGTCTCATTCTAAACAATTGCGCTTTGTGATCCAAAAACATCATGCGTCAAGGTTGCACTATGATTTTCGGCTGGAACTTGATGGTGTGTTAAAAAGCTGGGCTGTCCCAAAGGGCCCATCGCTTGATCCGCACGAACGTAGGTTAGCTATGATGGTAGAAGATCACCCTTTCGAGTATCGCAACTTCGAAGGCACAATCCCTAAAGGCAATTATGGTGCCGGCGAAGTGATTATTTGGGACGAAGGTACCTATGAGCCACGAAAGCCAACCAGCGACTCTGAAAAGCTGCTCCGGAAAGAATTAAAGCAAGGGCATATCACCTTTATATTACACGGCGAGAAATTACACGGTGAATTTGCTCTTATTAGAATGCACGCCGACGAAGAAAACGCCTGGCTGCTAGTGAAAAAAGATGATGAATTCGTAACTACCGAAGATATTCTGCTAAAAGATGTTTCGGTCAGAACAGGTAAAGCACTAGACGATCACACAGCGCCCGATTTACAAGGCTACCCAGCAGTAAAATCTCCCTGGCAAGTTCAGCCGATGCTCTGCACTTTGGTAGACGAGCCGTTTGATGGCGATGAATGGCTCTTCGAGATTAAATGGGATGGCTACCGGGCAATTGCCAGTAAGCACAAAAACCAGGTGCAATTATATTCTCGCACTGGGCAAAACTTTCTCGAAAAATACTCGCCAGTGGCCGAGGCGCTTCAGCAATTGTCCGACGATGTTATTTTTGATGGTGAGATTGTGGTAGTCGACGATAAAGGCCAGGCGCACTTTGAGTGGCTCCAGAGTTGGCACCGCGATCGAATCGGCGACATTCATTATTATGTGTTTGATATTTTGTGGTATAACGGGCGCGATATTCGAACGATGCCGCTTATCGAGCGCAAAAATCTACTAAAACGCATCATTTCCGCTCATTCAGTAATTCATTACAGCGATCACATTATCGGCAAAGGAATAGCACTGTTCGAACAAGTCAAAGCCAGCAGCATGGAGGGTGTCGTCGCCAAAAAAGCCAGCAGCGCTTATCAAGAAAAAACTCGCGGACCGCAGTGGCTCAAAATCAAAACCCAACTTCGCCAAGAGGTAGTGATTGGCGGTTTCACCGAACCGCGCGGCGGTAGAAAATATCTCGGTTCGCTGATTGTGGGCGTGTATAAAGATGGTGATTTTGTCTATGTTGGTCATTCGGGGGGCGGTATTCCTGATGAACAACGCCGCGAACTACAACAGCGACTCTTAAAACTAGAGCGTAAAACATCGCCCTTTTTGCATGAACCAAAGCCCAACGCGCCCGTCCACTGGGTGAAGCCGGAAATGGTCTGTGAAATGGCTTTCACCGAATGGACCGAGGATGGCTATATGCGCCACCCGCGATTTGTTGGCCTGCGCGAAGATAAAAAACCACAGACAATTCGCCGTGAATTAGTTAAGGAGAAGCAAAACGCTATGAAAAAAACATCATCCACCAAACTCAATCCCGAGCTGCACATTACCCATCCCGATAAGGTTTTCTTCCCTAAAACTGGCTATACTAAAGGCGATTTAATTGACTATTACAGCCAGATTGCATCATTTATTCTGCCGTATATCAAAGATCGGCCACTATCGCTGCTACGGCAACCTGATGGCATAAAAGGTGAAGCTTTCTTCCAAAAGAACATCGAGCATCTCCCTGAATGGCTGCCATCAGTCGATATTTACTCGGAATCCAACAAGAAAGACTTGCACTGGATGGTCGGCACCGGACTTGATGCGCTGCTCTATGCCGTGCAGCTTGGGAGCATTGAAATTAACCCCTGGAATTCGCGGGTTGGCCAGCTCGATAACCCGGATTGGGCGGTGATTGATCTTGATCCGGAAGGCGTCACTTTTCAAGATGTGATTACTGTTGCCCAGACCGTTAAACAGGTGTGTGATGAATGGAAGATACCGGCCTACCCCAAAACTTCTGGAAAAACTGGTATTCATATTTTTATCCCAATGGGCGCAAAATACACCTATGAACAGGTGAAGAACTTTGCCCATCTTATCGCACTGGAGGTCAATAAACGCCAACCGAAGCTAACAAGCGTGCTACGCATGCCCGAAAAGCGCCCTAACAAAATTTACCTTGATTTCTTGCAAAACCGTCAAGGGCAAACCCTCGCTGCACCGTATGCGGTGCGCCCAACCGATGTGGCCTCGGTATCAACACCACTCCATTGGGATGAAGTTACTGCCGAACTGACGCCAGAATTGTTTACTATTCGGACAATCCTTCCTCGTCTCGAGAAAATTGGCGATATCTGGAAGCCGGTTATCGGCAAAGGCATTAATCTTGAAAAAATTCTTAAAAATATTGAGTCATAA
- a CDS encoding NUDIX hydrolase translates to MTTPRDSFELGVKAFIRDTYGQVLLLHVPQEKTSHPGGYWDMPGGKVEENENMVVALRREVKTKTKIIELFNIGSFMMVFPNVYFRYDDVDAGLIMAVHSCDVPAHVGYEINDEYDDSQWCSLDEAAELLRVKYPKEFVKKVLDLKNSQE, encoded by the coding sequence ATGACTACTCCCCGCGACTCATTTGAACTTGGCGTCAAAGCTTTTATCCGTGATACTTACGGTCAGGTATTATTACTCCACGTACCGCAAGAAAAAACCAGCCACCCTGGCGGTTACTGGGATATGCCCGGCGGCAAGGTTGAGGAAAATGAAAACATGGTTGTGGCTCTCCGGCGCGAGGTTAAAACAAAAACTAAAATTATTGAATTATTTAATATCGGCTCGTTTATGATGGTATTTCCTAATGTTTACTTCCGGTATGATGACGTTGATGCCGGCCTGATTATGGCGGTGCATAGTTGTGATGTACCGGCCCATGTGGGTTATGAAATAAACGATGAATACGACGATTCGCAGTGGTGCAGTCTGGATGAGGCTGCAGAATTACTGCGCGTAAAGTATCCAAAAGAATTCGTGAAAAAGGTGTTAGATCTTAAAAATAGTCAGGAATAG